TTTCGACTGTCGGTTCCGCTCGCACGGATGGCCCCTTCCCCAAGCTCCAACGAACAAGAGTCGGCACTACAGTGGCAGGCCAGGAGGGATTCGAACCCCCGACTCCCGGTTTTGGAGACCGGTGCTCTAGCCGGACTGAGCTACTGGCCTACCCAGACTCCGGCCCGGTGTCTTACCGGGTCTCTTTATGCGGCGTATGCTTCCGGCAGCGCGGGCAGAACTTCTTCCACTCGACGCGGTCCGGATGCTTGCGCTTGTTCTTCGTATTGGTGTAGTTGCGCTCCTTGCATTCGTTGCAAGCGAGCGTGATCTGGTCTCGCATGGGCTCCGCCTTACTCCGTAATCTCGGCCACGACGCCGGCGCCGACGGTGCGCCCGCCCTCGCGGATGGCGAACCGAAGCTCCTTCTCCATCGCGATCGGCGTGATCAGCTCCACCGCCATCTCCACGTTGTCTCCCGGCATCACCATCTCCCGTCCCTCC
The genomic region above belongs to Candidatus Binatia bacterium and contains:
- the rpmG gene encoding 50S ribosomal protein L33, with the protein product MRDQITLACNECKERNYTNTKNKRKHPDRVEWKKFCPRCRKHTPHKETR
- the tuf gene encoding elongation factor Tu (EF-Tu; promotes GTP-dependent binding of aminoacyl-tRNA to the A-site of ribosomes during protein biosynthesis; when the tRNA anticodon matches the mRNA codon, GTP hydrolysis results; the inactive EF-Tu-GDP leaves the ribosome and release of GDP is promoted by elongation factor Ts; many prokaryotes have two copies of the gene encoding EF-Tu); translated protein: EGREMVMPGDNVEMAVELITPIAMEKELRFAIREGGRTVGAGVVAEITE